In a genomic window of Cloacibacillus sp.:
- a CDS encoding M13 family metallopeptidase, whose translation MADTYIQAFRAAAFAAMFAICLGMAGAAEASWLNSDIAGSVKADEKPSLKDDFHRAVNHEWLIAAKIRPGESAVNSFSERADEVEAQIKKLLADKSLKSHEAALAQRFHAMLLDWKSRDKLGLSPVMPHIARIEAIKDIDGLTAYLTDASIPHFGTVLTDMGVQPDNKDASNNTVGIWRTGLLLRDADEYRAAQLSESAKRRKAANDSFIVKLLQKAGYDKARAEAMNDAHFRVEKKIAEPSMGIKALYAPDAQAKLYNVRTRKELEKASPRFPLAAIADAQGYGASREFVLGEPKWLDAMNELYRPENLEDIKNYLIVRTLVGTAGLTDSESRRLSDARGNAVLGTKGSLPDDKYAYEMVSSYLGEPIGKLYVEKYVDKKTKSDIEEVIAEVVDYYRKMLKGERWLTEKTREKAIKKLDTLTVRAAYPDKWHDYSGLDFKGIKDGGSLVDAAAAISKFERARDAKKVNTKVDRTEWLADPQMVNAYYSPQDNSINIPAGILGGVFYKAGGPVEERLGGIGMVIGHEITHAFDTNGSQYDEKGNFTNWWTKEDNEAFAKRAKVISDYFSTLEAFPGVHPDGELILSEAIADLGGASCMAAIGRGVKDFDFQKFFKAYARNWRLQTTKESEEYRNKEDVHPLAFMRTNAVVQQMPDFYEAFKVTPQDGMYLAPEKRVALW comes from the coding sequence ATGGCAGACACATATATACAGGCGTTCAGAGCCGCGGCTTTTGCGGCCATGTTTGCGATATGTCTGGGGATGGCGGGCGCGGCAGAGGCCTCGTGGCTCAATTCAGATATTGCGGGCTCCGTCAAGGCGGACGAAAAGCCCTCTTTAAAAGACGACTTTCACCGCGCCGTCAATCACGAGTGGCTTATTGCCGCGAAGATAAGGCCGGGCGAAAGCGCCGTCAATTCCTTTTCCGAACGGGCGGACGAAGTGGAGGCGCAGATAAAAAAACTGCTTGCCGACAAATCTCTTAAAAGCCACGAGGCGGCGCTCGCGCAGCGCTTCCACGCGATGCTGCTGGATTGGAAGAGCCGCGACAAGCTGGGCCTTTCGCCGGTGATGCCGCATATCGCGCGCATAGAGGCGATAAAAGACATAGATGGACTCACCGCCTATCTGACAGACGCTTCCATCCCGCACTTTGGCACAGTGCTTACAGATATGGGCGTTCAGCCGGACAACAAAGACGCGTCAAACAACACCGTAGGCATCTGGCGCACCGGCCTGCTTTTGCGCGACGCGGATGAGTACAGGGCGGCGCAGCTCAGCGAAAGCGCGAAACGCCGCAAAGCGGCAAACGATTCTTTCATCGTCAAGCTGCTGCAAAAAGCCGGATATGACAAGGCGCGCGCGGAGGCTATGAACGACGCGCACTTCCGCGTGGAAAAGAAGATAGCGGAGCCTTCGATGGGGATAAAGGCGCTCTATGCGCCCGATGCTCAGGCGAAACTCTACAACGTGCGCACAAGAAAAGAGCTTGAAAAGGCCTCTCCTCGCTTTCCGCTTGCCGCGATAGCGGACGCTCAGGGGTATGGCGCGAGCCGTGAATTTGTGCTCGGCGAACCGAAATGGCTTGATGCGATGAACGAACTCTACCGCCCCGAGAACCTCGAGGATATAAAAAATTATTTGATAGTCCGCACCCTCGTGGGCACAGCCGGCCTTACTGACAGCGAGTCGCGCAGGCTCTCCGACGCGCGCGGCAACGCCGTCTTAGGCACAAAGGGCTCGCTGCCCGACGATAAATACGCCTACGAAATGGTCTCTTCGTACCTTGGCGAACCAATCGGAAAACTTTACGTTGAAAAATATGTCGACAAAAAAACTAAGTCAGACATCGAAGAGGTTATAGCCGAGGTTGTGGATTATTACAGGAAGATGCTGAAAGGCGAGAGGTGGCTTACAGAAAAAACGCGCGAAAAGGCGATAAAAAAGCTGGATACGCTCACCGTGCGCGCGGCCTATCCCGACAAATGGCATGATTACTCAGGCCTTGACTTCAAAGGCATAAAAGACGGAGGGAGCCTCGTCGACGCGGCGGCCGCCATCTCAAAATTTGAGCGCGCCCGCGACGCAAAGAAGGTAAACACAAAGGTAGACAGAACGGAGTGGCTCGCCGACCCGCAGATGGTAAACGCCTACTACTCTCCTCAGGACAACTCCATCAACATCCCCGCGGGCATCCTTGGCGGAGTATTCTACAAAGCCGGAGGCCCCGTGGAGGAGCGTCTCGGCGGCATAGGCATGGTCATAGGACACGAAATAACACATGCCTTTGACACAAACGGTTCTCAGTACGACGAAAAGGGCAACTTCACAAACTGGTGGACGAAAGAGGATAACGAGGCCTTCGCAAAACGCGCAAAGGTGATAAGCGACTACTTCAGCACGCTTGAAGCGTTCCCCGGTGTGCACCCCGATGGCGAATTGATCCTAAGCGAAGCGATAGCCGACCTTGGCGGCGCCTCCTGCATGGCCGCTATAGGACGCGGCGTGAAAGATTTTGATTTCCAGAAATTTTTCAAAGCCTACGCGCGTAACTGGCGCCTCCAGACGACGAAAGAGTCGGAGGAATACAGGAACAAAGAGGACGTCCATCCTCTTGCGTTCATGCGCACCAACGCGGTCGTGCAGCAAATGCCCGACTTCTACGAAGCCTTCAAAGTGACGCCGCAGGACGGAATGTATCTCGCCCCGGAAAAAAGGGTGGCGCTCTGGTAA
- a CDS encoding molybdopterin cofactor-binding domain-containing protein: MAKDQDHSLASYHVKNLVINGVPRRVIGKPEVTLLTVLREQLKMTGTKRGCNCGQCGVCNVILNGKVVRACITRWKNVPDFAEITTVEGIGTPENLHALQWAMIVCGGIQCGFCTPGFITSGKALLDANPNPTREEVREWFSKNWMACRCTGYKQIVDSVMLAAKILRGEEKIVDLAKLYKPGDSVWGTSLPRPNAVFKATGLWDFGDDDRLKLPEEFLFAYPYALDGVRHATVNKIDVSEAEKSEGVNCVATYKDIKENKGTNRIRGQVGCDSALTNGWERRIMVEEGDRIRQWGDVIAVVVADTETHAREAAAKIKVEYEQLPELTDVYMAKEPDAIKIFDDIEGYDGMPNAWNKRVFAKGEDPHDLISNAPHHIDDEFYSSRQPHMVLEADCGYAYYDEEGKLTLATKSVAVYRHQTQIARGVGVAPSKIRVIQNNMGASFGYKTAPTNEPYLALALIKSGRPVYMRVNMKEHNQRTPKRSPFLMHIRAAADDRGKLLGVEETWWVDHGPCSESANDLTNKAGQFFFAPYAYDNMRATGYTLWTNHRWSAAFRAYGSPQAYWGCETAMDMLANECGIDPFDFRERNLLEWEAFSDNPRSHLPSGYAPEVFPLHEMMKKARPIYEEMKAEAAKLSTDKVKYGAGVSVSIYNSNDDGADESASNIELLPNGNVRVMNTWEDHGQGADIGTIGTAHEALKPLGLAPDQIELLLSDTSKAPNSGAAAASRSQVMVGNAIIDSCKKLLDAMRKPDGSYRTYDEMIAENIPVFYEGYTQAKVQNKDGSIEVCSGNDKDSGKGKPFGFHMFAVNLALVSVDMETGKAHCEKFVLVGDVGKINNYLVVDGQQYGGVAQGIGLALQEDFLDENKYHNFVTMGFPYIKDITDDLELVHVETPRPLGPFGASGTGEMPLSGSHVAVTNAVHAACGVRIKALPATPDKIKAGLNELKNKG; encoded by the coding sequence ATGGCTAAGGATCAGGATCATTCATTAGCTTCTTATCATGTCAAAAATCTTGTTATCAACGGGGTACCCAGACGCGTAATCGGGAAGCCCGAGGTGACGCTTCTTACGGTGCTTCGCGAACAGCTGAAGATGACGGGAACAAAGCGCGGCTGCAACTGCGGCCAGTGCGGCGTCTGCAACGTCATTCTCAACGGCAAAGTGGTGCGCGCCTGCATCACGCGCTGGAAGAACGTCCCCGATTTTGCCGAGATCACAACGGTCGAGGGCATCGGTACGCCGGAGAACCTTCACGCTCTCCAGTGGGCTATGATAGTCTGCGGAGGAATCCAGTGCGGTTTCTGCACGCCGGGATTCATCACAAGCGGCAAAGCGCTGCTTGACGCGAACCCGAATCCGACGCGCGAAGAGGTCCGCGAATGGTTCAGCAAAAACTGGATGGCGTGCCGCTGCACAGGCTACAAGCAGATAGTGGATTCAGTGATGCTGGCCGCAAAAATACTCCGCGGCGAAGAAAAGATAGTCGACCTTGCTAAACTCTACAAGCCCGGAGATTCAGTGTGGGGTACAAGCCTCCCGCGTCCGAACGCCGTCTTCAAGGCGACCGGCCTTTGGGACTTCGGCGACGACGACCGTTTGAAGCTGCCTGAGGAGTTCCTTTTCGCCTATCCGTACGCCCTTGACGGCGTGCGCCACGCAACGGTCAACAAGATCGACGTAAGCGAAGCGGAGAAGAGTGAAGGCGTCAACTGCGTCGCCACCTATAAGGACATTAAAGAAAACAAGGGCACAAACCGCATCCGCGGACAGGTCGGCTGCGATTCCGCTCTCACGAACGGCTGGGAACGCCGCATCATGGTTGAAGAGGGCGACAGGATTCGTCAGTGGGGCGACGTTATCGCGGTAGTGGTCGCCGACACGGAGACCCACGCTCGCGAAGCCGCGGCGAAGATCAAGGTCGAGTACGAACAGCTTCCCGAACTTACCGACGTCTATATGGCAAAAGAACCCGACGCGATAAAAATCTTTGACGACATCGAAGGCTACGACGGAATGCCCAACGCGTGGAACAAGCGCGTATTCGCAAAGGGCGAAGATCCGCACGACCTCATTTCAAACGCGCCCCATCATATAGACGACGAATTCTACAGCTCACGTCAGCCGCACATGGTGCTTGAAGCCGACTGCGGATACGCCTACTATGACGAAGAGGGCAAGCTGACGCTCGCTACCAAGTCCGTCGCGGTCTACCGCCACCAGACGCAGATCGCGCGCGGCGTAGGCGTGGCTCCGTCTAAGATCCGCGTCATCCAGAACAACATGGGCGCCTCCTTCGGATACAAGACGGCGCCGACCAACGAACCATACCTCGCGCTTGCTCTCATCAAATCTGGCCGCCCCGTCTACATGCGCGTCAACATGAAAGAGCACAACCAGCGTACCCCCAAGCGTTCGCCGTTCCTCATGCACATCAGGGCGGCCGCTGACGACCGCGGCAAGCTGCTTGGCGTAGAAGAGACATGGTGGGTCGACCACGGCCCGTGCAGCGAGTCTGCAAACGACCTCACAAACAAGGCCGGACAGTTCTTCTTTGCGCCGTACGCCTATGACAACATGCGCGCCACAGGCTATACGCTGTGGACGAACCACCGCTGGAGCGCCGCATTCCGCGCCTACGGTTCACCGCAGGCCTACTGGGGATGCGAAACAGCGATGGACATGCTCGCCAACGAGTGCGGAATAGATCCGTTCGATTTCCGCGAGAGAAACCTCCTCGAGTGGGAGGCCTTCTCAGATAACCCGCGCAGCCATCTCCCGTCGGGATACGCGCCCGAGGTCTTCCCGCTTCACGAGATGATGAAGAAGGCGCGCCCCATCTACGAAGAGATGAAGGCTGAGGCCGCGAAGCTTTCCACCGACAAGGTGAAATACGGCGCTGGCGTTTCCGTCTCCATCTACAACTCAAACGACGACGGCGCTGACGAGTCGGCAAGCAACATCGAACTTCTGCCCAACGGCAACGTGCGCGTAATGAACACATGGGAAGACCACGGCCAGGGCGCTGACATCGGCACCATCGGCACGGCGCACGAAGCGCTGAAGCCGCTCGGACTTGCTCCCGACCAGATAGAGCTTCTGCTTTCCGACACATCAAAGGCGCCAAACAGCGGAGCCGCCGCGGCCAGCCGTTCACAGGTCATGGTCGGCAACGCCATCATCGACAGCTGCAAAAAACTGCTTGACGCAATGCGCAAGCCCGACGGCTCCTACCGCACCTACGATGAGATGATAGCGGAAAACATCCCCGTCTTCTACGAAGGCTACACGCAGGCGAAGGTGCAGAACAAAGACGGTTCCATCGAAGTCTGCTCGGGCAATGACAAGGATTCCGGCAAGGGCAAACCCTTCGGCTTCCATATGTTTGCGGTAAACCTCGCTCTCGTCTCAGTTGACATGGAAACGGGCAAGGCCCACTGCGAAAAGTTCGTCCTCGTAGGCGACGTAGGCAAGATAAACAACTACCTCGTGGTCGACGGCCAGCAGTACGGCGGAGTCGCTCAGGGCATAGGCCTTGCGCTTCAGGAGGACTTCCTTGACGAGAACAAGTATCACAACTTCGTCACGATGGGCTTCCCGTACATCAAGGACATCACCGACGACCTCGAACTGGTGCACGTTGAGACGCCGCGTCCGCTTGGGCCGTTCGGAGCCTCTGGAACTGGCGAAATGCCGCTTTCAGGCTCGCATGTCGCCGTCACGAACGCCGTACACGCCGCCTGCGGAGTGCGCATCAAGGCTCTACCCGCGACTCCCGACAAAATCAAAGCCGGACTTAACGAACTGAAGAATAAGGGTTAA
- a CDS encoding cupin domain-containing protein — MSENEKNYGSIYELPLQNASALAPEIEKRTVFGPENFWQDYVMRHFILPPHKSIPPHKHDWDHLMFTLSGDGYVDVEGEKYLMKTGFWTRVPGGLEHEYVNDADIPLEFFCIVPTSGDPHAKKFSMREARAERKANQ; from the coding sequence ATGAGCGAAAACGAGAAAAATTACGGCTCTATCTATGAGCTTCCGCTTCAGAACGCCTCCGCGCTTGCGCCGGAGATAGAAAAGCGCACCGTATTCGGGCCGGAAAATTTCTGGCAGGACTACGTGATGCGCCACTTTATACTGCCGCCGCACAAGAGCATCCCGCCGCACAAACACGACTGGGATCATCTGATGTTCACGCTCTCAGGCGACGGCTATGTTGACGTCGAAGGCGAAAAATATCTTATGAAGACCGGTTTCTGGACGCGTGTACCCGGCGGCCTTGAGCATGAATACGTCAACGATGCGGACATCCCGCTTGAATTTTTCTGCATAGTGCCCACATCCGGCGACCCGCACGCAAAGAAATTTTCAATGCGCGAAGCGCGCGCGGAACGCAAGGCAAATCAATAG
- the gpt gene encoding xanthine phosphoribosyltransferase, giving the protein MAETSARYHKNYPVSWEQVQRDCRALAWKLLDIRTDWSRLIAVARGGLVPAAIIARELNIRLVDTVCISSYTMRDQSAADILKRPDLVGVDDKWLIIDDLVDTGKTARVVRSMFGSAHFATVYAKPEGRPLVDTFVTEVSQDTWVLFPWDTAPTTAFIPPIADMKLE; this is encoded by the coding sequence ATGGCTGAAACGTCGGCACGGTATCATAAGAATTATCCCGTATCGTGGGAACAGGTGCAGAGGGACTGCCGCGCGCTCGCGTGGAAGCTTCTGGATATAAGGACTGACTGGAGCCGCCTCATCGCCGTGGCGCGCGGAGGGCTGGTGCCCGCGGCAATCATCGCGCGCGAGCTGAACATCCGACTGGTGGACACAGTCTGCATCTCAAGCTACACGATGCGCGACCAGTCCGCGGCCGATATATTAAAGCGCCCCGACCTAGTCGGAGTTGACGACAAATGGCTCATAATCGACGACCTCGTAGACACCGGCAAGACGGCGCGCGTCGTTCGCAGCATGTTCGGCTCGGCGCACTTCGCAACGGTCTACGCAAAACCGGAGGGACGTCCGCTTGTGGACACCTTCGTTACAGAGGTGAGCCAGGACACCTGGGTTCTCTTCCCCTGGGACACGGCGCCCACTACCGCCTTTATCCCCCCCATCGCCGACATGAAGCTTGAATAA
- a CDS encoding DUF3006 domain-containing protein: MKHAVKKSTLFVDSLENGWARLLTQDKTAFTMPVYLLPDGAREGLYVEIAAQATGAPETRSEIDGLLDDLGDIASTP; encoded by the coding sequence GTGAAGCACGCGGTAAAAAAATCCACGCTCTTCGTCGATTCTCTTGAAAACGGCTGGGCGCGGCTCCTAACGCAGGACAAAACGGCCTTCACAATGCCGGTCTATTTATTGCCGGACGGGGCGCGCGAGGGACTGTACGTTGAGATCGCGGCGCAGGCTACGGGCGCGCCCGAAACGCGCTCCGAAATAGACGGACTTTTGGACGACCTTGGCGACATCGCCTCAACTCCATAG
- a CDS encoding ComEC/Rec2 family competence protein: protein MKRPFAFAAVVLSAFFLLFSPAVSCFAAAGGEPLRYYAVDVGQGDCSLFLLPNGQTIVIDAGPAASARETVAYIKSCGVNKIDLLVATHPHEDHIGGMDEVLSSFEIGKVWDSGYNHGSRVQRDFYQKIKDERIPFGRPKRGFTEKFGDVVVEVLAPARLLKNTHSDANNNSIILKITYGDISFLMMADAEREERASIPALPSANILKAGHHGSSNGTDKKLLRRVRPEVIVLSYARDNSYGHPHKEVVNAIRALKILRFDTADGAVKLRTDGISITYEKKRAVR, encoded by the coding sequence ATGAAAAGGCCATTTGCATTCGCTGCTGTTGTTTTATCCGCCTTTTTTCTGCTGTTTTCGCCTGCCGTCTCTTGTTTTGCGGCAGCAGGCGGAGAGCCGCTCAGATATTACGCGGTGGACGTAGGTCAGGGAGACTGCTCGCTCTTTTTGCTGCCAAACGGCCAGACGATCGTAATAGACGCTGGGCCGGCTGCCTCCGCGCGGGAGACTGTCGCGTATATAAAATCCTGCGGCGTGAACAAAATAGACCTTCTGGTGGCTACGCACCCGCATGAAGACCACATCGGCGGTATGGATGAGGTGCTGTCGTCGTTTGAGATAGGGAAGGTCTGGGACTCTGGCTACAACCACGGCTCGCGCGTCCAGCGTGATTTTTATCAGAAGATAAAGGATGAAAGGATACCATTCGGACGCCCCAAACGCGGCTTTACGGAAAAATTCGGCGACGTCGTGGTCGAGGTGCTCGCGCCGGCGCGACTCCTCAAAAACACGCACAGCGACGCAAACAACAACTCCATAATTTTAAAGATAACCTATGGCGACATCTCATTTCTGATGATGGCGGACGCGGAGCGCGAGGAGCGGGCAAGCATCCCGGCGCTTCCTTCCGCGAACATTCTTAAGGCGGGACATCACGGCAGTAGCAACGGCACGGATAAAAAACTCCTGCGGCGCGTCCGCCCGGAAGTGATCGTGCTGAGCTACGCGCGCGACAACAGCTACGGCCATCCTCATAAAGAGGTCGTAAATGCGATACGCGCATTGAAAATACTGCGATTTGACACGGCTGACGGCGCGGTGAAGCTGCGCACGGACGGCATAAGCATCACTTACGAAAAAAAGAGGGCCGTGCGGTGA
- a CDS encoding AEC family transporter, producing MFGFFLVIPLVIIIITGNLLRVRGFYSQSDISALTKTLYWVILPPLLFRTTYTAGKEVLTQPNLLIASTLCYILTLIAAFAISSFLHKGNKKQIAVSVFSSFRANNIYLGFPVVDLAMGAAGLHQASIYIAVTMVSFQLISIASGDIVMYGKISGSGLCSIGRRLVTNPLIISCVLGVSAAMLKIPLHFVLDETMKLMSGAATAVALLALGGTLDLSRLGRVMGILKATWSDAVIKLLINPSIMYLLLLAFPVSKQLFQVTVMLSSMPCAVNCFILAKGMGMDGEYAADLVAATTLLGIVSIPFWAYAVGMA from the coding sequence ATGTTTGGATTTTTTCTTGTGATCCCCCTTGTCATAATCATTATAACCGGCAATCTGCTGCGCGTCCGGGGCTTTTATTCCCAAAGCGACATATCCGCGCTCACGAAGACCCTGTACTGGGTCATACTGCCGCCGCTGCTCTTTCGCACCACCTACACGGCGGGCAAAGAGGTGCTGACGCAGCCAAATCTTCTGATAGCAAGCACGCTCTGTTACATTCTTACGCTCATAGCGGCATTTGCAATATCGTCTTTTCTGCACAAAGGAAATAAAAAACAGATAGCCGTCTCCGTATTCTCGTCTTTTCGCGCAAACAACATCTATCTTGGCTTTCCGGTGGTAGACCTTGCAATGGGCGCGGCCGGACTGCATCAGGCCTCCATTTACATCGCAGTCACGATGGTCTCCTTCCAGCTCATATCCATCGCCTCCGGCGACATCGTTATGTACGGCAAAATCAGCGGAAGCGGCCTTTGCAGCATCGGCAGGAGGCTCGTGACGAACCCGCTCATAATCTCCTGCGTGCTCGGCGTATCGGCCGCGATGCTCAAGATCCCGTTGCACTTTGTCCTTGATGAGACGATGAAACTGATGAGCGGCGCAGCCACCGCCGTAGCGCTGCTTGCGCTGGGAGGCACGCTTGACCTTTCGCGCCTGGGCCGCGTGATGGGCATATTGAAGGCGACGTGGTCGGACGCGGTGATAAAACTTCTGATAAATCCCTCCATCATGTACCTGCTGCTTTTGGCCTTCCCAGTCTCTAAACAGCTCTTTCAGGTGACGGTGATGCTCAGCTCGATGCCGTGCGCCGTCAACTGCTTCATACTGGCGAAAGGCATGGGCATGGACGGCGAATACGCGGCGGACCTTGTGGCCGCGACGACGCTGCTTGGAATAGTTTCGATACCGTTCTGGGCCTACGCGGTGGGCATGGCATAG